In Silene latifolia isolate original U9 population chromosome 6, ASM4854445v1, whole genome shotgun sequence, the genomic window TCTTCTAAACCAATTTTTTTTATCTGACATTATACGTTATTGTACACCTCACATTAACAATACATTAATTCATGAACAAAAGTTTTCTAGATGGCAATTTATattaattcttatttaagacgtcAATATCCGCTATAGAGGTCAAACAGATCCATATGATAAGAAAAGTTGCCAAGATATTAGCAAAGAATTTGCTTAACTATCATCAAATGGTAGTATTTAATATTTTGATTTGTCTTACACTCTTACCATTAAGACGGTTACTGTCGTCTTAAAAAGAGTGCAAGATTAATATATCAATTATTAAAACAGATATTGTTGCCTTATTATCAACGAGTGTTTGAATGACGAAATAAATATTTGTAATTCAGATTAACAGGTTCATTAATTACCGGTTCAGGTTTATTAGACTCGGGTTTCTTTCGGGTATATCAAAATTCGGTTTAAGTACTTTTTCAGTTCAGGTTATATCGGACAACATTGAGGTTATCATATGTATTCAATTGGTATCAAtttagataattttaattgaTCTTTAGGTTCAGTTTTATTTTGTCAGGTCTTTATTAGTAGCCCATAATTTACAGTGGGGATTATTTGTCTCATTCTATGTCCCACTTCAAACACATCTTAACATATCAACACATTAgcatatttgtttttttttatttgcaaCTAGTGATTTGTCAAGATGTGTATGGAGCGAAATATAGAATGTTACACAAAAGTGGGACAGAAGATCTTCACTGCATAATTTGTCATTGATACGatctttagaaaaaaaaaacaaatacttTTAAATggcaataattaaaatatgtgttAAGCGGGTTAGATAGTTTGAATTGGGTTAGTTCTGATGGCGGGAATTTGGATGGAGTTTACTGTTTAGTCAAAGCGGGTATTGGATCAATTTCAAATTTGAGCAGTCGTCAATTTTGAGTGTTGGTCGGGTTTCAAGGGATACggcatacatacatacatacatacatacatacatacatacatacatacatacatacatacatacatacatacatacatacatacatacatacccCGCCAAATGAAAATTTAAATCTAAAAATCGACTCAGTTTCCTTTATATTTTTGGCAACCACAAGGAGTAAACCCTACTATATGATTATTTGCCTTCCATTCTGAAGATTGAATCATTAAAAGATGGGAGAAGATAACAAGGGAAAAGCAGCGGCAATAGGAATCGATCTTGGAACGACGTATTCATGTGTGGCAGTTTGGAGGCGTGGCAAAGTCGAAGTCATTCCCAACGATCAGGGTAACAGAACCACCCCGTCTTGCGTCGCTTTCACTCAAACTCAACGTTTAGTCGGGGATGCTGCCAACAACCAAGCAACCGTCAATCCTTCCAACACTATCTTCGGTTTGCTtgcctttttttctcttttcatttTCACATGTTTCCTTGATTCATCTTTATTAACCGTATTAATCTTTAATTTGCCTATATCGGAGGCTTGGTTTTACATAAAACTTATTGCTTTTATATACATAAGCCTGATCAGATGTTGTTTACGTCTTTTATGATTGAGTACAACAATAATATTACTACCTAAGTGTCTCAACTATGCAACCTTTCCCCTTATCTTAGCAACATAAAGGGATTGTTTCCCAAATTGTCCGTTTATATCAACTCATTAGTTTGAATTATGTTATCAAGTTTGTTTTTATTTACAAATTAAACCTGATTATTAATCTTATCGACAACTGATGATAGATGCAAAGAGGCTGATAGGCCGGAAATTCAATGATGAAGCTCTGCAGAAAGACATAAAACTTTGGCCTTTTAAGGTTAGCCCATCTTCTAATGATGACAAGAAGCCTTTGATTGTGGTCAGTTACAAGGGAGAAGAAAAGGAATTTGCAGCTGAAGAAATATCGGCTATGATCCTTGCTAAGATGAAGGAAGTTGCTGAGGATTATCTCGGAACTACTGTGAAAAATGCTGTAATAACCGTTCCTGCTTATTTCAATAATTTGCAGCGCCAGGCTACTAAAGATGCGGGAATGATCGCTGGACTTAATGTTATGCGTATTATCAATGAGCCTACGTCTGCTGCCATTGCGTATGGATACGATAACAAGGCTACCGTCACTAAAAATGTGTTGGTTTTCGATCTTGGTGGAGGAACATTTGACGTTTCTCTAGTTACTATCATAAATGGTTTATTCGAAGTGAAATCAGTCAGTGGAAACACTCACCTTGGTGGCGCAGATTTTGACAGCAGAATGGTTACCCACTTTGTGGCGGAGTTTGAGAGAAAACATGGCAAGGACCTCAGTGGAGACCCTCGGGCTATTGGGAGACTACGAGCTGCTTGTGAGAGAGCTAAGAGAACCCTTTcttcgacaacctcgtcctttaTCAGTATCGATTGCCTCTATGAAAGCATTGATTTTTGTTCTACCATAACCCGAGCCAAATTTGAGAAATTGAACATGGATCTGTTCGAGGAGTGCATCAATCCTGTAGAAAAGTGTGTGAATGATGCTAAAATGGAAAAAGGTGATATTCATGACATTGTTTTAGTTGGTGGCTCCACCAGGATCCCCAAAGTTGAACAGCTGTTACAAAATTTCTTCTGCGGTAAGGAGCTGTGCAAACAAATTAACCCTGATGAGGCCATTGCTAGCGGAGCTGCCACCTATGCTGCTATCCTGAGCGGATTAGACGACAATGATTTCTCCCTGTCGGATGTTACTCCTTTGTCGTTGGGTGTCAAGGATCCTGATGGAGCTATGAGTGTCGTGATTCCTAGAAACACTCGTATACCATGTAAACGAGTGAAGACTAGAATTACTGTGAAAGACTTCCAGACTAGAATGCGATTCATTGTGTTTGAGGGTGAGAGACCAGTAGCGTGGGACAATAATCTTCTGGGTAGTTATCTTCTCACCGGGATTCGAGCAGAGCCCATAGGTGTAGTTGATGTAGACGTATACTTTGATATTGATGCTGACGGTATCCTGAAATGCTCGGCCCAGGAAAGAGATACTGAGAATAGGAGTGAAATAACAATAAGCAACCACAGTGGGAGGTTGCCCAAGCAGGAAGTGGAGAGAATGCTGAGGGATGCTGAGATGTACAAGGTTGAAGACGAGCAGTATCGACACAAGGTTAAAGCGATGAATGAATTGGATAATTATACTCATTACTTGGCGTCAATGCTAAAACGCAGTGGTAAAAGAGTTGGTCGAAAAGACGAGAGGAAGGTGGGTGATGCGATTGAGAAGACTAGACAATGGGTGGACTGGAATTTCATGCTTGCTCAAGGAATTAAGTTCGAAGATAAGTTGAAGGAAGTGGAGAGTATTTGTGAGCCCATCATTGGAAAGATGAATCAGGCGGAGAAAGACGGTGTCACACTTCAGAAAATTGAAGTAATTGACATAGatgatgaataaattaaattagatGCTCTTATTTGGTTGTTACTTATTTTTTATTGAAGTTGAGTATGGagtaacattattattattatagtggaGTAGACTtaaatattgcattttattagcTTAATCAATCTGGACGTCCCCGCGCATAAAATAATTGTGAAAGCCGCGGCTAGGTATATAAAACCGAAAGATAAGAAATTTAAGGTGTTGTTTGGCTTTGCTTATGGAAAATGACTTTCCCTTTTTTGAAGGAGTTTATTCACAAGTTACTTTTCGGAAAAGTTTTAgttgtttggccatacttttgtaaaagcggtgtctcacaaaatttatatgtttggcctaactactttaatacaacttttgtttgcttatttggtTATTTATGTAAAAAGTAGAATTAGAAGTAATAAATATCTACTTCTCGTTTTGGGGGTGAATATCACTTTTTGACTTCTCAAAAGCACTTTTAAAACTCTCTAATTTACCATGTTTGGCCAAGCTACTACTTTTTCAACTACAAAAACACTTTTTAAGCTTGGTCAAACAGCACCTAAATACTACTAGTGTAAATGTAGAATGTAACTATCTAGAGGAGGAAATACTGTATTAGTTATTACAAGTTGGTCCCACAGCCAGAGCGAGACCGACGTTGGAGGGAGTTGGATTAAAGAAGCTAAAATAAGAGTCAACAAGAAGCCACATTTAAGAAGCCCTCATCACTCAATCTCAGATCTACTCAATCAAAAACTAAACAAAATATCCCCCCTCTCCTCTCCTTAAACAAatttggaggaggaggaggaggaggagtagtATACGATTACAATTAAGAAATGAGAATACCAAGTTTGGGTGGTGTGTGTTCTTGGTTACACGACAAGATCATTGACCCTTTTCTCCTCATCCTTCGCAGgtctctctttcttttcttttccaatttcatcTATTTACTATCAGTCATAATATAATGAATAAACAAGGTCTATAAATGATTGGGTATATACTCCATATGTGATTAAATTTTGTGACCATTGATTGTTAGGGGTACAGAGCCTAAACAGTTGGCATTCTCAGCAGCTCTGGGTACCACACTTGGTATTTTCCCTATTGTTGGTATGTATCTTTCCTCTTTTTGCCTTTCTCAATTTTCCCTTGTTTTTTCTCTTtaattttaatgaattttttttccATAATACTATGTTGCCTGTATTTCAAGTTATTGATGGAAGACTTTGATTATCGTATTACTAAATCCCTTTTGTTGCCTGTATTTCAAGTTATTGAATTAGAACAAAGTGATCATCTTTGATACATTGCTATTAAACTGATAACCTAATCTTCAACAGGGGTTACCGTATTCCTATGTGGACTGGCTATTCCTATATTGGGATCCCGCTGCCATCCCCCGACTGTCTTGTTGCTTAATTTTGTGGTTACTCCTATTGAGTTGAGGTATTTTTGTATGTTAGAGTACCATTTAACTATAAGGTTGCTGATACTACTTTTATTTTATGTCTGATCTTCTTACATTTTAATTCAGTCTCTTTGAATTGTAGTCTGGTTGTACCCTTCTTGCGACTCGGGGAAACTATTTGTGGCAGCTCTCATTTCTCATTGACCTCTGATGCTCTCAAGAAGGTCTTCACTGGCCAAGCTTCTACTCAAGTTCTTCTCACCATCCTTCATGCCGTAATTACTCTCTCTCTTTTTGATCTGAGGAAGTACTGCATATTAAGAGGCTTTCTTCATATCTTCTTGGTGCCTAATCCTTGTTTCCCTTGAACTGTGTTTGCAGATGTTGGGATGGCTATTTGTGGCGCCATTTATTCTGCCCTTGCTCTATCTACTATTGTTTCCTTGTTTCAAGGTTCTGGTTCGGAGATTTAAGCCCAAAGAAGCCCAGCTCAGAAGTGAGGCTTAAGGCTAAGGGGTATCTATCTCAAGTACATGTAATTGGTTTTTTTATTTGTAGGTCATCTATGTTTTAGCTGATGACCTTGTTGTATAGACTTCACTTGCTTGATTGTATTGAATTTGTTTGTATAGACCAGTTCAATGCTCTTAAAACTCACCTGAATTTTCATTGTGAATGGAACCTTTGCTCATCTTCTTCTGTGTTCGCTTATCCATAGTTCCAGCATTTTGAGAAGGATCAAGATGTGAGCTTATGATAAATGTTTTAGTAATGTTAAAGACTTTTTTTGTTTTGCTGTCAAGTATTGAAATTATAAAGATGATGCACAGGAACAGAGGTCTAGGTCTCTGTCTGTAAAAATCGAGTCTCTCGGTACTCCATTATCCCAGCAATGAAGCTATTGATCCATCAGATGATCAGATTCATGGCTGACATGGTATATTATATGCTGTAATGTTATGCTCAATCTTAGAGCAGTAAATTGCAATACTTTTCGAGGCATCCCTGGCCAAGTTCGGAATTTCCGACCAACAGAAACTGAGCATTAGTGCTCAGTCTCTGTAACTGGGGGCTGTTTCTTATGATTAAAAAAGAGATTATCATAATTTAGATGAAGCTTGCTATGCACACATCGAAAACTTTGTCTACAAGCCCGGCCCTTGCCATATGCGGCCTGTGATTCAAGAGGCCTATACATAATTTTTGCTATGTAATGTACTCTCAGACTGAATTGGTGGTATCAATAATTTTCATACTTTAAAGGACCAGAATTTGAGGAGCGGATTTTTAACTAACTCAGTCCCAAAGTGCACCTAAATCAGATACCATGATATCAATGAACTCTCTCAGGCAAAAATGTACAGCAAGGTCCTCACAACAGTAAGGTTCAAATCATAGAATATTGTACTCATATTATATCACCTGAAACATGTCTACGGCAAAATCAACGGCTTTACATAACTATCAGTGACTGTTCTGATGAAACTCTGATACAGCATTGAATATTATTAGCTCTATTACGAATTTAGTATTTACTCTCCAGTACCATAAAACAAAAGATTCATCGAATGCACTGGAAACCTTTACAAATGGCCAGCCAAACTACAAGTAGTATAATGCACACAACAGCATCAATAGCAAGAACCAAGCGCACCAAGCGACACCATTTTCTTCTGACAGTCTGAGAAGACGACCTCCTCCTAGATGCATTCATCTCCTTTGACAATGGGTCTGGAGACACTATCGTACCAGTTAACCCTCTCTCCGAAGACTGACACTGCTCTTCTACTTCAAAACCTCTCATGGTAATAACATGATCCTCACTCCTTTTCTCTAGCTTACCGGACTTGGTACCCAACAAAGGCGCCATAGTAGAACTCCCACACGGAGATAAGGACGAGTTAAACGTACTGTCACTGCTAGCCTGGCTCACATTCTCAAGGGAAGTAATCAACTGTTTAATAACAGGAATCAATTGCTCCTGCAAATTAACTGAGTTCAAATTCGAACTCGACCTACTTCCCTTCCCCTTTGCCTTCCAACTCAACCGAAAACCAGAATCTCTTTTCACAATCTTCTTAAACTCGTCCCTATAATGTTCTAGAAACCTAATTACAGCCTGATTTCCAAGACCCTCTTCAGCAATTGCAAAATAAACCAACCCATCTTCCATCAAATAGCAATAACTCCTCTTATTCATAGTTTGGGAATACCATCTATGAAACTGAGGAACTTTTTCCAAACACAAAGCAGCTAACTTTTCGATTTCCGGGTTTTCATTAGAATCACCATTTCCATCATTATATGACTGTAAAATTCTTCCCCCTTTTGCCACACAACAGTAATGCACAAAACCCTTTTCCATTGAACCCATATGGGTATTATAAAGATCCAAACTTTGATACACTTTACACAAGAGAATAAACTGAAAACAATCCAAGATTTAGCAGAAGATTAGATCTTTAAAGTAAAGAAAGAAGTGAAAATAGGGCATACCATACCATTAAAGAGATTACAATTTGATGAAGCAAAGAGCAGAAAGTTGGAAGCTTTGTTTTTGTGGAAACAAATGATGGTAGGTAGTGAAAGGAAGATGAAGAGGAAGATGGAAGAGACAGC contains:
- the LOC141585827 gene encoding phytolongin Phyl1.1-like, whose amino-acid sequence is MGSMEKGFVHYCCVAKGGRILQSYNDGNGDSNENPEIEKLAALCLEKVPQFHRWYSQTMNKRSYCYLMEDGLVYFAIAEEGLGNQAVIRFLEHYRDEFKKIVKRDSGFRLSWKAKGKGSRSSSNLNSVNLQEQLIPVIKQLITSLENVSQASSDSTFNSSLSPCGSSTMAPLLGTKSGKLEKRSEDHVITMRGFEVEEQCQSSERGLTGTIVSPDPLSKEMNASRRRSSSQTVRRKWCRLVRLVLAIDAVVCIILLVVWLAICKGFQCIR
- the LOC141585828 gene encoding uncharacterized protein LOC141585828, encoding MRIPSLGGVCSWLHDKIIDPFLLILRRGTEPKQLAFSAALGTTLGIFPIVGVTVFLCGLAIPILGSRCHPPTVLLLNFVVTPIELSLVVPFLRLGETICGSSHFSLTSDALKKVFTGQASTQVLLTILHAMLGWLFVAPFILPLLYLLLFPCFKVLVRRFKPKEAQLRSEA
- the LOC141658440 gene encoding heat shock cognate 70 kDa protein-like → MGEDNKGKAAAIGIDLGTTYSCVAVWRRGKVEVIPNDQGNRTTPSCVAFTQTQRLVGDAANNQATVNPSNTIFDAKRLIGRKFNDEALQKDIKLWPFKVSPSSNDDKKPLIVVSYKGEEKEFAAEEISAMILAKMKEVAEDYLGTTVKNAVITVPAYFNNLQRQATKDAGMIAGLNVMRIINEPTSAAIAYGYDNKATVTKNVLVFDLGGGTFDVSLVTIINGLFEVKSVSGNTHLGGADFDSRMVTHFVAEFERKHGKDLSGDPRAIGRLRAACERAKRTLSSTTSSFISIDCLYESIDFCSTITRAKFEKLNMDLFEECINPVEKCVNDAKMEKGDIHDIVLVGGSTRIPKVEQLLQNFFCGKELCKQINPDEAIASGAATYAAILSGLDDNDFSLSDVTPLSLGVKDPDGAMSVVIPRNTRIPCKRVKTRITVKDFQTRMRFIVFEGERPVAWDNNLLGSYLLTGIRAEPIGVVDVDVYFDIDADGILKCSAQERDTENRSEITISNHSGRLPKQEVERMLRDAEMYKVEDEQYRHKVKAMNELDNYTHYLASMLKRSGKRVGRKDERKVGDAIEKTRQWVDWNFMLAQGIKFEDKLKEVESICEPIIGKMNQAEKDGVTLQKIEVIDIDDE